The following are encoded together in the Myxococcales bacterium genome:
- the lpxA gene encoding acyl-ACP--UDP-N-acetylglucosamine O-acyltransferase, translating to MIRIHPTAIVDPSADLGEDVEIGPFCIVEGETVIGPRTVLQTRAMVRRWTTLGADNNLLPGAILGGDPQHLDYRGAKTELRVGNGNWIGEYVTLHRASNPSLTTVIGDHNYFMAYTHVGHDCHVGNRVIMTNYAGLAGHCTVEDRALLAAFSGAHQGVRIGTMAMLGGGALAGQDIVPYAIVQGIPARPRGLNVIGMQRNGVSAEAREALHEVYRILFLLKLSLPNALEKIRAEVPSLPEVEHVLEFVAGSKRGIARRKEN from the coding sequence GTGATTCGCATTCATCCCACCGCAATCGTGGACCCCAGCGCCGATTTGGGGGAAGACGTTGAAATCGGCCCCTTCTGTATCGTCGAAGGCGAAACGGTCATCGGTCCGCGCACGGTCCTGCAGACGCGGGCCATGGTGCGCCGCTGGACGACCCTCGGCGCCGACAACAACCTGCTGCCCGGCGCGATCCTGGGCGGCGATCCGCAGCATCTCGATTACCGGGGCGCCAAGACCGAGCTGCGCGTCGGCAACGGCAACTGGATCGGCGAGTACGTCACCCTGCACCGGGCCAGCAACCCGTCGCTGACCACGGTCATCGGCGACCACAACTATTTCATGGCCTACACCCACGTCGGCCACGACTGCCACGTCGGCAACCGGGTCATCATGACCAACTACGCCGGCCTGGCGGGTCACTGCACCGTCGAGGACCGCGCCCTGCTCGCCGCGTTTTCCGGCGCGCACCAGGGCGTGCGCATCGGCACGATGGCGATGCTCGGCGGCGGCGCGCTGGCCGGACAGGACATCGTGCCCTACGCCATCGTCCAGGGCATTCCGGCGCGGCCGCGGGGCCTGAACGTCATCGGCATGCAACGCAACGGCGTTAGCGCGGAAGCCCGCGAGGCGCTGCACGAAGTCTATCGCATTCTGTTTCTGCTCAAGCTGAGTCTGCCCAACGCGCTGGAGAAAATCCGCGCCGAGGTGCCGTCGCTGCCCGAGGTCGAACACGTGCTCGAATTCGTCGCCGGCAGCAAGCGCGGCATCGCCAGGAGGAAAGAGAATTGA
- a CDS encoding FtsX-like permease family protein produces the protein MRFARFVGLRFMRPKRRQMLLSIISLIALTGVAVGVATLIVVLSVITGFQEDMTNKILGTLSHMLVLSHNGRIEDWEPLVDKIRGVEGIEAATPFVYGEVMAATAENASGMILRGIDPATAAGVTSIVSSIKQGKLELLRGEQAPLQPPLEGGGEPVKYPGIILGHDLMVTLRVFPGEELTIVNPIGDVGPFGVAPKTKKFVVVGEFQSGLYEFDAKFAYIDLGVAQQFFSSENTVSGIELRLKDIWQADAVGARLHALLGWPFFTKDWKTMNSNLFSALKLEKLVMFIILCLIIFVASLNIFSVLYMMVMDKQKSIAMLRAMGASAGQIRRLFMVQGMFIGVLGSLIGAGLGIGICLLQMRYHLVALDPRVYFIDTLPMTFKVADFALIFASSLALNFVATVIPARIASKLDPVKTLRYE, from the coding sequence ATGCGTTTCGCCCGGTTCGTCGGTCTGCGCTTCATGCGCCCGAAACGGCGGCAGATGCTGTTGTCCATCATCAGCCTGATCGCCCTGACCGGCGTGGCCGTCGGCGTCGCCACGTTGATCGTCGTGCTGTCGGTCATCACCGGCTTTCAGGAGGACATGACCAACAAGATTCTGGGCACGCTCAGCCACATGCTGGTCTTGTCGCACAACGGGCGCATCGAGGATTGGGAGCCACTGGTCGATAAAATCCGGGGCGTCGAGGGTATCGAGGCCGCGACGCCGTTCGTTTACGGCGAGGTCATGGCCGCAACGGCCGAAAACGCCAGCGGCATGATCCTGCGCGGCATCGATCCGGCGACCGCCGCCGGCGTCACCAGCATCGTCAGCAGCATCAAGCAGGGCAAGCTGGAGTTGCTGCGCGGCGAACAGGCGCCGTTGCAACCGCCGCTCGAGGGCGGCGGCGAACCGGTAAAATATCCGGGCATCATCCTGGGCCACGACCTGATGGTCACCCTGCGGGTTTTCCCCGGCGAGGAACTGACGATCGTCAATCCGATCGGCGACGTGGGGCCGTTCGGCGTGGCGCCCAAGACGAAAAAGTTCGTCGTGGTCGGCGAGTTTCAGAGCGGGCTCTACGAGTTCGACGCGAAGTTCGCCTACATCGACCTGGGCGTCGCGCAACAGTTCTTCAGTTCGGAAAACACGGTCAGCGGCATCGAACTGCGGCTGAAAGATATCTGGCAGGCTGACGCGGTGGGCGCCAGGCTGCACGCGCTGCTGGGCTGGCCGTTCTTCACCAAGGATTGGAAAACGATGAACAGCAACCTGTTTTCGGCGCTCAAGCTGGAAAAACTGGTGATGTTCATCATTCTGTGCCTGATCATCTTCGTCGCCTCGCTGAACATCTTTTCGGTGCTGTACATGATGGTGATGGACAAGCAGAAGAGCATCGCGATGCTGCGGGCGATGGGCGCGTCGGCGGGGCAGATCCGGCGCCTGTTCATGGTGCAGGGGATGTTCATCGGCGTGCTGGGCAGCCTGATCGGCGCGGGGCTAGGCATCGGCATCTGCCTGTTGCAGATGCGCTACCATTTGGTGGCGCTCGACCCGCGCGTCTATTTCATTGACACGCTGCCGATGACGTTTAAAGTGGCGGACTTCGCGTTGATCTTCGCGTCGTCGCTGGCGCTGAATTTCGTCGCAACGGTGATTCCGGCGCGCATCGCCAGCAAGCTGGACCCGGTCAAAACATTGCGGTACGAGTAA
- a CDS encoding OmpH family outer membrane protein, which produces MRRITVAVICLAVVLAAAPAFAGKVGFVDLQKVLDLTKMGKEISKQIAARTDELKIEVKKKELEVITLRDQLQKSEAALSEAAKKAKYEELQTKMGEYYQLQQKAGYDLESAKLELFKKVIAQVKDISSKLAVANGYDLVLLKVEDVMTEGSVVLYGASSVDLTDQIIRQMNQ; this is translated from the coding sequence ATGCGCAGGATAACGGTAGCGGTCATTTGTCTGGCGGTCGTGTTGGCCGCGGCGCCGGCCTTCGCCGGTAAGGTCGGTTTCGTCGATCTGCAAAAAGTGCTCGATCTGACCAAGATGGGCAAGGAAATCAGCAAGCAGATCGCCGCCCGCACCGACGAATTGAAAATCGAGGTGAAGAAAAAGGAACTCGAGGTCATTACGCTGCGCGATCAGCTCCAAAAGAGCGAGGCCGCCCTTTCCGAGGCCGCCAAAAAGGCGAAGTACGAGGAACTGCAGACCAAGATGGGCGAATACTACCAGTTGCAGCAAAAGGCCGGCTACGACCTGGAATCGGCGAAGCTGGAGTTGTTCAAAAAGGTGATCGCCCAGGTGAAGGATATTTCGTCGAAACTCGCCGTGGCCAATGGCTACGATCTGGTGTTGCTCAAGGTCGAAGACGTCATGACGGAAGGATCGGTCGTGTTGTACGGCGCGTCCTCGGTCGATCTGACCGACCAGATCATTCGGCAGATGAACCAGTAG
- a CDS encoding Gfo/Idh/MocA family oxidoreductase: MGRYHVGAYSELHQVEIVGVCDNDPAKAEQAAAPFELQAFTDYRELFGKVDVVSIAVPTELHYAVTKDFLEHDIHVLLEKPMCPDLKQAEELFAIAARRNLVLHIGHVERFNGAVQELKKIVFDPYLVESRRIGPWTGRSVEVGVVMDLMIHDIDIVLNLVDKPVRDIQVFGRKVCSDYEDLVTLQLEFESGTLATLLASRVTEEKTRTLTVHQKDAFIMLDYANQDIQIHRRASSSYQMTPSHLKYRQESILERVYVHKGNPLKFEIMHFLDNVQGNGERLVSVENELRSLNMSLQVLQILRGR, from the coding sequence ATGGGCCGTTACCATGTCGGCGCCTACAGCGAATTGCATCAGGTGGAAATCGTCGGCGTGTGCGACAACGACCCCGCCAAAGCCGAGCAGGCCGCGGCGCCGTTCGAATTGCAAGCCTTCACGGACTACCGCGAATTGTTCGGCAAGGTCGACGTCGTCTCGATCGCCGTGCCGACCGAACTGCACTACGCGGTGACCAAGGATTTCCTCGAACACGACATTCACGTGCTGCTGGAAAAGCCGATGTGCCCCGACCTTAAACAGGCCGAGGAATTGTTCGCCATCGCCGCCCGGCGCAACCTGGTGTTGCACATCGGTCACGTCGAGCGTTTCAACGGCGCGGTGCAGGAACTGAAAAAGATCGTCTTCGATCCGTATCTGGTCGAAAGCCGCCGGATCGGGCCGTGGACGGGCCGCAGCGTCGAGGTCGGCGTGGTGATGGACCTGATGATCCACGACATCGACATCGTGCTGAATCTGGTCGACAAGCCGGTCCGCGACATCCAGGTGTTCGGCCGCAAGGTGTGCAGCGATTACGAGGATCTGGTCACGCTGCAACTCGAGTTCGAATCCGGCACCCTGGCGACCCTGCTGGCCAGTCGCGTCACCGAGGAAAAAACCCGGACGCTGACCGTGCACCAGAAAGACGCCTTCATCATGCTCGACTACGCGAACCAGGACATCCAGATCCACCGCCGCGCGTCCAGCAGCTACCAGATGACGCCCAGTCACTTGAAGTACCGCCAGGAAAGCATCCTGGAGCGCGTTTACGTGCACAAGGGCAACCCGCTCAAGTTCGAGATCATGCATTTTCTCGACAACGTGCAGGGCAACGGCGAACGGCTGGTGAGCGTCGAAAACGAACTGCGCAGCCTCAACATGTCGTTGCAGGTTTTGCAGATTCTGCGGGGCCGTTAG
- a CDS encoding ABC transporter ATP-binding protein encodes MPLLDVKALAKTYYEVGAPLPVLQDLELTVEAGEMVGIVGDSGAGKSTLLYILGALERPSGGEVWFDGKPVFHPAPSDPALAEFRNREVGFVFQFHGLIPEFDTLENAMMPAMIAGLSRREAGERARQILTDVGLAERLHHKPGELSGGEQQRVAFARSLVMRPRLILADEPTGNLDTATGEKIWDLMFEVNKQRGTTFIVVTHNERLAARLPRLRRLANGRLENPE; translated from the coding sequence ATGCCCTTGCTCGATGTCAAAGCGCTGGCCAAAACCTATTACGAGGTCGGCGCGCCCCTGCCGGTGCTCCAGGATCTCGAATTGACGGTCGAGGCCGGCGAAATGGTCGGCATCGTGGGCGATTCGGGCGCGGGCAAATCGACGCTGCTGTATATCCTGGGCGCGCTGGAACGCCCCTCGGGCGGCGAGGTCTGGTTCGACGGCAAGCCGGTGTTTCACCCGGCGCCGTCCGATCCGGCCCTGGCCGAATTCCGGAATCGCGAGGTCGGGTTCGTGTTTCAGTTTCACGGCCTGATCCCGGAATTCGACACCCTCGAAAACGCGATGATGCCGGCGATGATCGCGGGGCTCTCGCGCCGGGAAGCCGGCGAACGCGCCCGGCAGATCCTGACGGACGTGGGCCTGGCCGAGCGGCTGCACCACAAGCCGGGCGAATTGTCCGGCGGCGAGCAGCAGCGCGTGGCATTCGCCCGTTCGCTGGTCATGCGGCCGCGCCTGATCCTGGCCGACGAACCGACCGGCAACCTGGACACGGCGACCGGCGAAAAGATCTGGGATCTGATGTTCGAGGTGAACAAACAGCGGGGTACGACCTTCATCGTCGTCACGCATAACGAGCGGTTGGCGGCTCGCCTGCCGCGGTTGCGCCGTCTGGCGAACGGCCGGTTGGAGAACCCGGAATGA
- the lysS gene encoding lysine--tRNA ligase, with product MSEDTNRLIEQRKEKIQALRETGVNPYPLSVSVTHTTAQLRELYGEKSAEELETCPDRVTIAGRIKAVRDFGNAVFADVFDRAGKIQVLLIKKLVGPDKHAFFKKFSDVGDIFAFTGQPAKTRTGEFTLAAYDLNLLSKNVRPLPEKWHGLTDQETRYRQRYADLIANPEVMDVFRTRSEIIRLIRVFFTELDFIEVETPMMQALAGGALARPFITHHNALEMDLYLRIAPELYLKRLLVGGFERVFEINRNFRNEGISIKHNPEFTMLEFYWAYAQYERLMDLTEELFCFLADSLFQKQEFTYQDATISFARPWARLRMADSVLMHTDLKAEDLSQRERLASFCEKHEIPLVGEAGVGRLLTDIFEAKVEPRLIQPTFIYQYPTEVSPLARRNDANPDVVDRFELFIYGREIANAFNELADPEDQRGRFLKQLESRQAGDEEAHEYDADYIRALEYGMPPAAGEGIGIDRLVMLLANQPSIRDVILFPLLRKEQS from the coding sequence ATGTCCGAGGATACCAATCGACTAATCGAACAGCGCAAGGAAAAGATCCAGGCGCTCCGCGAAACCGGGGTCAATCCATACCCGTTGTCGGTGTCGGTCACCCACACGACGGCGCAATTGCGCGAACTTTACGGCGAGAAATCGGCCGAGGAACTGGAAACCTGCCCGGACCGGGTAACGATCGCCGGCCGGATCAAGGCGGTGCGCGACTTCGGCAACGCCGTGTTCGCCGACGTTTTCGACCGCGCCGGCAAGATCCAGGTTCTGCTCATTAAAAAGCTCGTCGGTCCGGATAAACATGCGTTTTTCAAAAAGTTCAGCGATGTCGGCGACATTTTCGCCTTCACCGGACAACCCGCCAAAACGCGGACCGGCGAATTCACGCTGGCGGCCTACGATCTGAACCTGCTTTCGAAAAACGTGCGCCCGCTGCCGGAAAAATGGCACGGGTTGACCGACCAGGAAACACGCTACCGGCAGCGTTACGCCGATTTGATCGCCAATCCGGAAGTCATGGACGTTTTTCGCACCCGGAGCGAAATCATTCGCTTAATCCGCGTGTTCTTCACCGAGCTCGATTTCATCGAGGTGGAGACGCCGATGATGCAGGCCCTGGCCGGCGGCGCGCTGGCCCGGCCTTTCATCACGCACCACAACGCCCTGGAAATGGACCTGTATCTGCGCATCGCGCCGGAACTGTACCTGAAGCGTCTGCTGGTCGGCGGTTTCGAACGGGTGTTTGAAATCAACCGCAATTTCCGCAACGAAGGCATCAGCATCAAGCACAATCCCGAATTCACGATGCTGGAGTTTTACTGGGCCTACGCGCAATACGAACGGTTGATGGATCTGACCGAGGAGCTGTTCTGCTTCCTGGCCGACAGCCTGTTTCAAAAACAGGAATTCACCTACCAGGACGCGACGATCAGTTTCGCCCGGCCCTGGGCGCGCCTGCGCATGGCCGATTCGGTGTTGATGCACACCGACCTGAAGGCGGAGGATCTTTCGCAGCGCGAGCGGTTGGCGAGTTTCTGCGAAAAGCACGAGATTCCGCTGGTCGGCGAAGCGGGCGTGGGCCGGCTGCTGACCGACATTTTCGAGGCCAAGGTCGAACCGCGGCTGATTCAGCCGACCTTCATTTACCAGTATCCCACCGAGGTCAGTCCGCTGGCCCGGCGCAACGACGCGAACCCGGACGTGGTGGACCGGTTCGAATTGTTCATCTACGGCCGCGAGATCGCCAATGCCTTCAACGAGTTGGCCGATCCGGAAGATCAGCGGGGCCGCTTCCTCAAGCAGCTCGAATCGCGGCAGGCCGGCGATGAAGAAGCACACGAGTACGACGCGGATTACATTCGCGCCTTGGAATACGGCATGCCGCCCGCGGCGGGCGAGGGCATCGGGATCGATCGCCTGGTGATGCTCCTCGCCAATCAGCCCAGCATCCGCGACGTGATCCTGTTCCCGCTGCTCAGAAAGGAACAGTCCTAG
- the bamA gene encoding outer membrane protein assembly factor BamA produces MKRGVLLGLILLWLAGFAATAAAETLVAGVRIDGTKRIEDDAVTAVIATRQGDALELDRLDADLRAVFALGYFSDVRVELEDAPGGKTVVFVVEEKPAVKEFVYEGNDKIKKDKIEEVTDLKPNTILSIAKIKENIEKIRQLYEAEGFFMVDINYEIEPLPNNRVKVIIRVTEYRKIYLKRIDFVGNQAFTEEELRGAIQTKAGHVMSFMTSKGVYRETMFAQDLELLRRFYANHGYFAQIGRPVVTLSADKRWMYVSVSVKEGPQFYVESVDIGGDLLFPKDELMKLVTVKQGDVFARDKFDASLDALKNRYTDVGYAFAEIEPVVDPNQDTRRVKIKFNVNKGKLAYIERIEISGNDRTRDKVVRRELLIKEGDLFSGPGIRQSKEYLMRKGYFDEVAIKWHKGSSEEQVIVVLEVKEKMQGQFIVGVGFSSLENFVGTAQVSHNNLFGYGWKFQLQGELGSYRKNIVLQFQEPYLFDTRWIFGLTLTNTERDFFSFLRRDQAGTISFGRPLYLDIQAHLAYNYSNVEISNVANNASLFLVLQEGRKTTSSLRWTLMRDTVNHPFDPTDGSRLSASAEWASESFGGDLNFIKYTGLARRYIPIYWGISLMLNGEVGYADNLDPGRLPITERYFLGGLNSVRGFYSRSLGPREFSTIPRNYEDPASTTQDVESVIGGNKYMQGNVELLIPIVKQLGIKGVLFYDAGNAFIEEQWYDFTLLRQSWGFGVRWISPIGPLRFEWGFPLYHRKGEENQVFEFGIGTFF; encoded by the coding sequence ATGAAGCGCGGCGTGCTGCTGGGCCTGATTCTTCTTTGGCTGGCCGGTTTCGCGGCGACGGCCGCGGCGGAAACCCTCGTCGCCGGCGTCCGCATCGACGGCACCAAGCGCATCGAGGACGACGCCGTCACCGCCGTCATCGCCACCCGCCAGGGCGACGCGCTGGAACTCGACCGCCTCGACGCCGACCTGCGGGCCGTCTTCGCGCTCGGCTATTTCTCCGACGTGCGCGTCGAACTGGAAGACGCCCCCGGCGGCAAGACCGTCGTTTTCGTCGTCGAGGAAAAGCCGGCCGTCAAGGAATTCGTCTACGAGGGCAACGACAAGATCAAAAAAGACAAGATCGAGGAAGTCACCGACCTCAAGCCCAACACGATCCTCTCGATCGCCAAAATCAAGGAAAACATAGAGAAGATCCGGCAGCTCTACGAGGCCGAGGGCTTCTTCATGGTCGATATCAATTACGAAATCGAGCCGCTGCCGAACAACCGGGTCAAGGTGATCATCCGCGTCACCGAATACCGCAAGATCTACCTGAAGCGCATCGATTTCGTCGGCAACCAGGCCTTCACCGAGGAAGAGCTGCGCGGCGCGATCCAGACCAAAGCCGGCCACGTGATGAGCTTCATGACCAGCAAGGGCGTCTATCGTGAAACGATGTTCGCCCAGGACCTCGAACTGCTGCGGCGCTTTTACGCCAACCACGGCTATTTCGCCCAGATCGGCCGGCCGGTGGTGACGCTTTCGGCCGACAAACGCTGGATGTACGTGTCGGTCTCGGTCAAGGAAGGTCCGCAATTCTACGTCGAAAGCGTCGACATCGGCGGCGACCTGCTGTTCCCGAAAGACGAGCTGATGAAGCTGGTCACCGTCAAGCAGGGCGACGTCTTCGCCCGCGATAAATTCGACGCCTCGCTGGACGCGCTCAAGAACCGCTATACCGACGTCGGCTACGCGTTCGCCGAGATCGAGCCGGTGGTCGATCCCAACCAGGACACCCGCCGGGTGAAGATCAAGTTCAACGTCAACAAGGGCAAGCTGGCCTACATCGAGCGCATCGAGATTTCCGGCAACGACCGGACGCGCGACAAGGTCGTGCGGCGCGAATTGCTGATCAAGGAAGGCGACCTGTTTTCCGGCCCGGGCATTCGCCAGTCGAAGGAATACCTGATGCGCAAGGGCTATTTCGACGAAGTGGCGATCAAATGGCACAAGGGCTCCAGCGAGGAACAGGTGATCGTGGTCCTCGAGGTCAAGGAGAAGATGCAGGGCCAGTTCATCGTCGGCGTCGGCTTCTCGAGCCTGGAGAACTTCGTCGGCACGGCGCAGGTCAGCCACAACAACCTGTTCGGCTACGGCTGGAAATTCCAGTTGCAGGGCGAGTTGGGCAGCTATCGGAAGAACATCGTTTTGCAGTTCCAGGAGCCGTACCTGTTCGACACGCGCTGGATCTTCGGCCTGACCCTGACCAACACCGAGCGCGACTTCTTTTCCTTCCTGCGCCGCGACCAGGCGGGCACGATCAGCTTCGGCCGGCCGCTATACCTCGACATCCAGGCCCACCTGGCCTACAACTACTCCAACGTCGAAATTTCCAACGTCGCCAACAACGCGTCGCTGTTCCTCGTTTTGCAGGAAGGCCGGAAAACCACCAGCAGCCTGCGGTGGACCCTGATGCGCGACACGGTCAACCATCCGTTCGACCCGACCGACGGCTCGCGCCTTTCGGCCTCGGCGGAGTGGGCCAGCGAATCCTTCGGCGGCGACCTGAATTTCATCAAATACACCGGCCTCGCCCGGCGTTACATCCCGATTTATTGGGGCATTTCCCTGATGCTCAACGGCGAGGTCGGCTACGCCGACAACCTGGATCCGGGTCGCCTGCCGATCACCGAGCGGTACTTCCTGGGCGGCCTCAACAGCGTGCGCGGTTTCTATTCGCGCTCCCTCGGTCCCCGCGAGTTCAGCACGATCCCGCGGAACTACGAGGATCCGGCCAGCACCACCCAGGACGTGGAAAGCGTCATCGGCGGCAACAAGTACATGCAGGGCAACGTCGAACTGCTCATCCCGATCGTCAAACAACTCGGCATCAAGGGCGTGCTGTTCTACGATGCCGGCAATGCGTTTATCGAAGAACAATGGTATGATTTCACCCTCTTGCGACAAAGTTGGGGTTTCGGCGTGCGTTGGATCAGTCCGATCGGTCCGTTGCGCTTCGAGTGGGGCTTCCCCCTGTACCATCGCAAGGGCGAGGAAAATCAGGTCTTCGAATTTGGTATCGGCACCTTCTTCTAG
- the lpxD gene encoding UDP-3-O-(3-hydroxymyristoyl)glucosamine N-acyltransferase, protein MKLLDLAKLVGGRVHGETDREIRGIAQADDVRDDEATFVDDPKYWARLAGKNPAVVLTAAYFPDQPVTQIVVADPRLAAVQTALALTPETAEAPGVSPLALVDPTARVSPEATVGAFAYVGPGAEIGPRTVVMPQVYIGPGASVGGGCRLHPGTRIGERCRLGDRVICHHNVSIGADGFGYFRQGDVQVKVPQKGLVVIEDDVEIGANSCIDRATFGRTVIGAGTKIDNLVQIAHNCLIGRRCLVVSQTGLAGSVVVGDDVILAARAAVIPHIRIGRGSVVGANAGVMRDLPADAMVGGIPAKHHMAWKREMVALGRLPEALRELQRLKERVAALESEQ, encoded by the coding sequence TTGAAGCTGCTGGATTTGGCGAAACTGGTCGGCGGTCGGGTGCATGGCGAAACCGATCGCGAGATTCGCGGCATCGCCCAGGCGGACGACGTTCGCGACGATGAAGCGACGTTTGTCGACGACCCCAAGTATTGGGCGCGGCTGGCCGGTAAAAACCCGGCGGTCGTGCTGACCGCGGCCTATTTCCCCGATCAACCCGTGACGCAAATCGTGGTGGCCGATCCGCGCCTCGCCGCCGTGCAAACGGCCCTGGCCCTGACGCCGGAAACGGCCGAGGCGCCGGGCGTCTCGCCGCTGGCCCTGGTCGATCCGACGGCGCGGGTTTCGCCCGAGGCGACGGTCGGCGCGTTCGCCTACGTCGGTCCGGGGGCGGAAATCGGGCCGCGCACCGTGGTGATGCCGCAGGTTTACATCGGCCCCGGCGCTAGCGTCGGCGGCGGTTGCCGCTTGCATCCGGGAACGCGGATCGGCGAACGCTGCCGGCTGGGCGACCGGGTGATCTGCCATCACAACGTGTCGATCGGCGCGGACGGCTTCGGCTATTTCCGGCAGGGCGACGTGCAGGTCAAGGTGCCGCAGAAGGGCCTTGTCGTGATCGAGGACGACGTCGAGATCGGCGCCAACAGTTGCATCGATCGCGCCACTTTCGGCCGCACGGTGATCGGCGCCGGCACCAAGATCGACAACCTGGTGCAGATCGCCCACAACTGCCTGATCGGCCGGCGGTGCCTGGTCGTCTCGCAGACGGGCCTCGCCGGGTCGGTGGTCGTCGGCGACGACGTCATCCTGGCGGCGCGCGCCGCCGTCATCCCCCACATCCGCATCGGCCGCGGCAGCGTGGTCGGGGCCAACGCGGGGGTGATGCGGGATTTGCCCGCCGACGCCATGGTCGGCGGCATTCCCGCCAAACATCACATGGCTTGGAAACGCGAAATGGTCGCGCTGGGCCGGCTTCCCGAGGCCTTGCGTGAATTGCAGCGATTGAAGGAGCGCGTTGCCGCGCTGGAAAGTGAGCAGTAA
- a CDS encoding LpxI family protein: MKQPAPLGLLAGGGRLPILAAQAVAAAGRPVVGLQLAETGQKGLLRHCAAGTTLSLGKVGAIVDFYRQHGVAEVLVVGKVEKKLNFAEIEFDALALEVLATMAGRQDSSIFAAVADIFESHDMHVARQTDVLSSLLAPEGHLAGPVPSERIAADIALGFSVASVVADYDIGQTVAVKQGVVVAVEAFEHTDACIRRAARLAGKGQVICKAARSRQDTRFDVPAVGPATLRQMGKAGASCLALEAGWTLWLDQEICRAEAARLNISIVGVTRRR, from the coding sequence ATGAAACAACCGGCGCCCCTCGGGTTGCTCGCCGGCGGCGGCCGGCTGCCCATTCTGGCCGCGCAAGCCGTCGCGGCCGCCGGCCGGCCCGTCGTCGGCCTGCAACTGGCCGAAACCGGCCAGAAAGGCCTGTTACGGCATTGCGCCGCCGGCACGACGCTGAGCCTGGGCAAGGTCGGCGCGATCGTCGATTTCTACCGGCAACACGGCGTCGCCGAGGTGCTGGTGGTCGGCAAGGTCGAAAAAAAGCTGAACTTCGCCGAGATCGAATTCGACGCCCTGGCCCTGGAAGTGCTGGCCACGATGGCCGGCCGCCAGGATTCGTCGATTTTCGCCGCGGTCGCGGACATTTTCGAAAGCCACGACATGCACGTGGCCCGGCAGACCGACGTGCTCTCGTCGCTGCTTGCGCCGGAAGGGCACCTCGCCGGGCCCGTGCCGAGCGAGCGGATCGCGGCGGATATCGCGCTGGGATTTTCGGTCGCCTCGGTGGTGGCCGATTACGACATCGGCCAGACCGTCGCGGTCAAGCAGGGCGTGGTGGTCGCCGTCGAGGCGTTCGAGCATACCGACGCCTGCATCCGGCGGGCCGCGCGATTGGCGGGCAAGGGGCAGGTGATCTGCAAAGCCGCGCGTAGCCGGCAGGATACGCGGTTCGACGTGCCGGCCGTCGGACCGGCGACACTGCGCCAGATGGGCAAAGCCGGCGCGTCCTGCCTGGCGCTGGAAGCCGGCTGGACCTTGTGGCTGGACCAGGAAATCTGCCGCGCGGAAGCCGCGCGCTTGAACATTTCGATCGTCGGCGTGACGCGCCGGCGATAA